One part of the Natator depressus isolate rNatDep1 chromosome 28, rNatDep2.hap1, whole genome shotgun sequence genome encodes these proteins:
- the LOC141978928 gene encoding uncharacterized protein LOC141978928, which translates to MHWPGRQEKACKLLNFSFLFAWSPAACHAGQSSSAEVTMMESQNRKRAPAWTEREVRDLIAVWGEESVLSELRSSFRNAKTFVKISQGMKDRGHNRDPKQCCVKLKELRQAYQKTREVNGCSGSEPQTCRFYDELHAILGGSATTTPAVLFDSFSGDGGNTEAGFGDEEDDDDEVVGSSQQASGETGFPDSQELFLTLDLEAVPPPNPPKAASWTRQAEKGPLLHVFQGSQDLLLCRG; encoded by the exons atgcactggccaggtagacaggaaaaggcctgcaaacttttgaatttcagtttcctgtttgcatggtcacctgcagcttgccacgctggccagagctcatcagcagaggtgaccatgatggagtcccagaatcgcaaaagagctcccgcatggaccgaacgggaggtacgggatctgatcgctgtatggggagaggaatccgtgctatcagaactccgttccagttttcgaaatgccaaaacatttgtcaaaatctcccagggcatgaaggacagaggccataacagggacccgaagcaatgctgcgtgaaactgaaggagctgaggcaggcctaccagaaaaccagagaggtaaacggctgctccgggtcagagccccaaacatgccgcttctatgatgagctgcatgccattttagggggttcagccaccactaccccagccgtgttgtttgactccttcagtggagatggaggcaacacagaagcaggttttggggacgaggaagatgatgatgatgaagttgtaggtAGCTCGCaacaagcaagcggagaaaccggttttcccgacagccaggaactgtttctcaccctggacctggaggcagtcccccccccaaacccacccaaggctgcctcctggacccgccaggcggagaagggacctctg ctgcatgtgtttcaaggatcacaggatcttctcctttgcagaggctag